From Harpia harpyja isolate bHarHar1 chromosome 19, bHarHar1 primary haplotype, whole genome shotgun sequence, one genomic window encodes:
- the MRPL41 gene encoding 39S ribosomal protein L41, mitochondrial, whose translation MGLLTELARGLVRGADRMSPFTSKRGPRSYNRGRGAKKLGVLTSSKKFILIKEMVPEFVVPDLEGFKLKPYVSYRAPEGSEPPMTAKQLFTEVVAPRIEKDVKEGTFDPNNLEKYGFEPTQEGKLFQLFPKNYVR comes from the coding sequence ATGGGGCTGCTGACCGAGCTGGCCCGCGGGCTGGTGCGGGGCGCCGACCGCATGTCCCCGTTCACCAGCAAGCGCGGCCCCCGGAGCTACAACAGGGGCCGAGGGGCCAAGAAGCTGGGCGTGCTCACCTCCAGCAAGAAGTTCATCCTTATCAAGGAGATGGTGCCCGAGTTCGTCGTCCCCGACCTGGAGGGCTTCAAGCTCAAGCCCTACGTCTCGTACCGTGCCCCCGAGGGCTCCGAACCGCCTATGACAGCCAAGCAGCTCTTCACCGAGGTGGTGGCTCCCCGCATCGAGAAGGACGTGAAGGAGGGCACTTTTGACCCCAACAACCTGGAGAAGTACGGCTTCGAGCCGACGCAGGAGGGCaagctcttccagctcttccccAAGAACTACGTGCGGTAG